A stretch of the Duncaniella dubosii genome encodes the following:
- a CDS encoding PTS galactitol transporter subunit IIC: MEQVFSYIIGLGAAVMMPIIFTVLGLCIDLSFGNSLKSGLKVGVGFIGLSIVTALLTSALGPALDEVVKIYDLQLKVFDMGWPAAAAVAYNTAVGAFIIPVCLGVNLLMLLTKTTRTVNIDLWNYWHFAFIGAVIYFASESLAWGFFGAIICYIITLIIADMTAKKFQGFYKDMDGISIPQPFCGGFVPFAWAINKGLDMIPGIEKLEIDAEGMKKKFGLLGEPLFLGVVVGFGIGCLTCNSGSEIVDKIPYILGLGIKMGAVMELIPRVTVLFIEGLKPISDATRSLIARKFKGADGLNIGMSPALVIGHPTTLVVSLLLIPVTLLLAVILPGNQFLPLASLAGMFYVFPLVLPFTKGNVVKTFIIGLVVIVMGLYMVTNLAGAFTLAAKDVYAATGDAAVSIPAGFQGGSLDFASSPLAWIIYQCTENLKWIGSGLLVIATMGLMIWNRILIVRNQKAMVAKNSDEIQKTE, encoded by the coding sequence TTGGAACAGGTTTTTTCTTATATCATAGGACTGGGCGCGGCAGTGATGATGCCAATCATCTTTACCGTGCTCGGCCTTTGCATTGACCTCAGCTTCGGCAACTCGCTGAAATCCGGTTTGAAGGTAGGTGTCGGTTTCATCGGACTTTCGATAGTGACAGCCCTTCTTACTTCTGCTCTTGGCCCTGCGCTCGACGAGGTTGTTAAGATTTATGACCTTCAGCTCAAGGTGTTCGACATGGGATGGCCGGCTGCCGCTGCCGTCGCATATAATACCGCTGTCGGTGCATTTATCATCCCTGTTTGTCTTGGCGTGAACCTTCTGATGCTTCTCACAAAGACAACACGTACCGTCAATATCGACCTTTGGAACTACTGGCACTTTGCTTTTATCGGTGCTGTGATTTACTTTGCGAGCGAATCACTCGCATGGGGATTTTTCGGAGCAATCATCTGCTACATAATCACCTTGATTATAGCCGATATGACAGCCAAAAAATTTCAGGGCTTCTATAAGGATATGGACGGAATTTCGATTCCACAGCCTTTCTGTGGCGGTTTTGTGCCTTTCGCATGGGCTATCAACAAAGGTCTCGACATGATTCCCGGCATTGAGAAGCTTGAAATTGATGCTGAGGGAATGAAGAAGAAATTCGGACTCCTTGGCGAGCCTCTTTTCCTCGGTGTTGTGGTAGGTTTCGGCATCGGTTGCCTTACCTGCAACTCAGGTTCAGAGATTGTCGACAAAATTCCTTATATCCTCGGTCTCGGTATCAAAATGGGTGCCGTCATGGAGCTTATCCCCCGTGTAACAGTGTTGTTCATCGAAGGTCTTAAGCCTATCAGCGACGCTACACGCAGTCTGATTGCCCGTAAATTCAAGGGGGCTGACGGTCTGAATATCGGCATGAGCCCTGCGCTTGTGATCGGCCATCCGACCACTCTCGTGGTTTCGCTTCTGCTCATTCCCGTGACGCTTCTCCTTGCCGTCATTCTTCCGGGCAACCAGTTCCTGCCGCTCGCTTCGCTTGCCGGTATGTTCTATGTATTCCCTCTCGTGTTGCCTTTCACGAAGGGCAACGTGGTCAAGACTTTTATTATCGGTCTTGTGGTAATAGTGATGGGACTTTATATGGTGACAAATCTTGCCGGAGCGTTCACGCTTGCTGCCAAGGACGTCTACGCAGCTACAGGCGACGCTGCGGTTTCAATCCCGGCTGGTTTTCAGGGTGGCAGCCTTGATTTCGCATCAAGCCCTCTCGCATGGATTATCTATCAGTGCACTGAAAATCTTAAATGGATCGGGTCAGGTCTTCTTGTTATTGCGACAATGGGACTTATGATATGGAACCGTATTCTTATTGTACGCAACCAGAAAGCGATGGTTGCCAAGAACTCAGATGAAATTCAGAAAACAGAATAA
- the kduI gene encoding 5-dehydro-4-deoxy-D-glucuronate isomerase, with the protein MKKILTAIALMSISLSGMAQTEYSVLRACHPDDVKHYDTKQLRSRFMMPKVMEQNKINLTYSMYDRLIYGGVSPVGKEIVLETIDPLKSKYFLERRELGVINTGGDGIVTVDGKEYELHFKDALYVGRGKQNVTFRSKDDSNPAKFYINSTPAHKEYKTQLITIDGRKGSIKANCIKAGSLEESNDRVINQLIVSNVLEEGPCQLQMGLTELKPGSVWNTMPAHTHDRRVEAYYYFNVPEGNAICHIMGEPQENRLIWLHNEQAVMSPEWSVHAAAGTSNYMFIWGMGGENLDYGDMDKVTYLEME; encoded by the coding sequence ATGAAGAAAATATTAACGGCTATCGCACTTATGAGCATTTCACTCTCAGGCATGGCACAGACTGAATATTCTGTGCTTCGTGCCTGTCACCCCGATGACGTGAAGCATTATGACACAAAGCAGCTCCGCTCGCGCTTCATGATGCCCAAGGTCATGGAACAGAACAAAATAAATCTTACATATTCCATGTATGACCGCCTTATCTACGGAGGTGTAAGTCCCGTAGGCAAGGAAATCGTTCTTGAAACCATCGATCCGCTCAAGTCAAAATATTTTCTTGAGCGTCGCGAGCTTGGTGTCATCAACACCGGTGGCGACGGCATCGTGACTGTCGACGGCAAAGAATATGAGCTTCATTTCAAAGATGCTCTTTATGTCGGCCGTGGCAAGCAGAATGTGACTTTCCGCAGCAAAGATGACTCAAATCCTGCGAAATTCTATATCAATTCAACTCCTGCCCACAAGGAATACAAGACACAGCTCATCACAATCGACGGACGCAAGGGTTCGATCAAGGCAAACTGCATCAAGGCCGGTTCGCTCGAAGAGTCAAATGACCGTGTGATCAACCAGCTCATTGTGTCAAATGTGCTTGAGGAAGGCCCCTGCCAGCTTCAGATGGGTCTTACCGAACTGAAGCCCGGTAGCGTATGGAACACAATGCCGGCTCACACCCATGACCGCCGTGTAGAGGCTTACTATTATTTCAATGTACCCGAAGGCAATGCTATCTGCCATATCATGGGTGAGCCTCAGGAAAACCGTCTCATCTGGCTTCACAACGAGCAGGCGGTGATGTCGCCCGAATGGTCAGTCCACGCAGCAGCCGGAACATCAAACTATATGTTCATCTGGGGCATGGGAGGCGAGAACCTTGATTATGGCGACATGGACAAGGTAACCTATCTTGAAATGGAATAA
- a CDS encoding PfkB family carbohydrate kinase — protein MKVVTLGEIMLRLSPEGNHRFVQVDNFDVIWGGGEANVAVSCANYGLDAYFVSKLPKHEIGQAAVNALRRYGVHTEHIARGGDRVGIYYCETGASMRPSKVIYDRANSAIAEADPEDFDFDAIMEGADWFHWSGITPAISDKAAELTRLACEAAKRHGVTVSVDLNFRKKLWTKEKAQSIMRPLMQYVDVCIGNEEDAELCLGFKPDADVEGGETNAEGYKGIFKAMAKEFDFKYVISTLRESFSATHNGWKAMIYNGEEFYESKRYDINPIIDRVGGGDSFSGGVIYGLLTMPTQGEALEFAVAASALKHTIPGDFNLVTVDEVKALAGGNANGRVQR, from the coding sequence ATGAAAGTCGTAACTTTAGGCGAAATCATGCTTCGCCTTTCTCCCGAAGGAAACCATCGTTTTGTTCAAGTAGATAATTTCGATGTCATCTGGGGTGGCGGTGAGGCCAATGTGGCTGTCAGCTGCGCAAACTATGGCCTTGACGCATACTTTGTGTCTAAGCTTCCCAAGCACGAAATCGGGCAGGCTGCTGTCAATGCGCTCCGTCGCTATGGCGTACACACCGAACACATTGCCCGTGGCGGCGACCGTGTAGGTATCTACTATTGCGAGACCGGTGCTTCAATGCGTCCTTCAAAGGTGATCTACGACCGTGCTAATTCAGCTATTGCTGAGGCCGATCCCGAAGATTTTGATTTCGATGCAATCATGGAAGGTGCCGACTGGTTCCACTGGAGCGGTATCACTCCCGCTATCAGTGACAAGGCTGCTGAGCTTACCCGTCTCGCCTGCGAGGCTGCAAAGCGTCACGGCGTGACTGTTTCTGTGGACCTTAACTTCCGTAAGAAACTCTGGACAAAGGAAAAGGCTCAGTCAATCATGCGTCCTCTTATGCAGTATGTCGATGTCTGCATCGGCAATGAGGAAGACGCTGAACTTTGCCTCGGCTTCAAGCCTGATGCTGACGTTGAAGGTGGCGAAACCAACGCTGAAGGCTACAAGGGCATCTTCAAGGCTATGGCCAAGGAATTTGACTTCAAGTATGTGATTTCTACCCTCCGTGAATCATTCTCTGCTACCCACAACGGCTGGAAGGCTATGATCTACAACGGTGAAGAATTCTATGAGTCAAAGCGCTACGACATCAACCCGATTATCGACCGTGTAGGTGGTGGTGACTCATTCTCAGGTGGTGTTATCTATGGCCTTCTCACCATGCCCACTCAGGGTGAGGCTCTCGAATTTGCAGTTGCTGCTTCTGCTCTTAAGCACACTATCCCCGGTGACTTCAACCTCGTTACTGTTGACGAAGTGAAGGCTCTCGCAGGCGGTAACGCAAACGGCCGTGTACAGCGCTAA